From Vitis vinifera cultivar Pinot Noir 40024 chromosome 14, ASM3070453v1, a single genomic window includes:
- the LOC100257666 gene encoding AT-rich interactive domain-containing protein 1, translating to MVHKRPFGDEETSNVACKHSRQLEHTNHLVSSAGVVPCNIAPQRTQLSDGEGEDSFSKSQDEGRNAIDLVTDVSNGPAKDFETSALGSISGFLWLNSSTIEEDKSEAAFHLSFFPEYFEADHGVRAVIQHEDIFSSLLDHPPQKLVSIGPEHQALIPEWAPQLLENSLDYSDTSGFMNGGKEEELMGTIVIPMPDWEPLAYNFCKGGGIGNECNCLHVGSISCTRQHVMEARQRLRENLGQDMFEKLGFCDMGEEVADKWSEDEEHAFDEVVLSYPASLDKNFWDHLSGIFPSRTKKDLVSYYFNVFMLRKRAEQNRFDPLNIDSDNDEWQRSELGMVEEDTGFLVESQIDQDTLTNFQGDHAEGCYEDIKG from the exons ATGGTACACAAGCGTCCTTTTGGTGATGAAGAAACCTCCAACGTTGCTTGTAAGCACTCAAGACAACTGGAGCATACTAATCATCTTGTGTCAAGTGCGGGGGTTGTTCCTTGTAACATTGCTCCTCAGAGAACTCAACTTTcag ATGGAGAAGGTGAGGACAGTTTTAGTAAGTCTCAAGATGAAGGGAGAAATGCAATTGACTTGGTTACTGATGTCTCAAATGGGCCTGCCAAGGATTTTGAAACCAGTGCCCTTGGCAGCATTTCTGGCTTTTTGTGGCTTAATAGCAGCACTATTGAAGAAGATAAATCAGAGGCAGCATTCCACTTATCTTTTTTCCCAGAATATTTTGAAGCTGACCATGGAGTAAGGGCAGTAATTCAGCATGAGGATATTTTCTCATCCCTTTTGGATCATCCTCCACAGAAACTAGTTTCTATTGGACCAGAACATCAGGCTCTCATTCCAGAATGGGCCCCACAGCTGTTGGAGAACTCTTTAGATTATTCGGACACATCTGGCTTCATGAATGGTGGCAAGGAGGAGGAGCTGATGGGTACTATTGTCATTCCAATGCCTGATTGGGAACCACTTGCATACAATTTTTGCAAAGGGGGGGGAATTGGAAATGAGTGTAACTGCCTTCACGTGGGTTCTATCAGCTGCACGAGACAACATGTCATGGAAGCAAGGCAGAGACTAAGAGAAAACCTTGGGCAGGATATGTTTGAGAAGTTGGGTTTCTGTGATATGGGAGAAGAGGTAGCAGATAAATGGAGTGAAGACGAAGAGCATGCCTTTGATGAGGTTGTCCTCTCCTATCCTGCATCACTGGATAAGAACTTTTGGGACCATCTTTCAGGAATTTTCCCTTCACGAACAAAGAAGGACCTCGTTAGCTATTACTTTAATGTCTTCATGCTTCGTAAGCGTGCTGAGCAAAACAGGTTTGACCCATTAAACATTGATAGTGATAATGATGAGTGGCAAAGAAGTGAACTTGGAATGGTGGAGGAAGATACGGGCTTCCTGGTGGAATCTCAGATAGATCAAGATACTCTTACTAATTTTCAGGGGGATCATGCAGAAGGTTGCTATGAAGACATTAAAGGATGA